The following proteins are encoded in a genomic region of Streptococcus equi subsp. equi:
- the pdhC gene encoding branched-chain alpha-keto acid dehydrogenase subunit E2, with product MAVEIIMPKLGVDMQEGEIIEWKKQEGDTVSEGDILLEIMSDKTNMELEAEDSGVLLKITRQAGETVPVTEVIGYIGAAGESVDNSTASSEKTTEIPVPTSAEANTTTVPKEAASTAPQVASVANAPAFGEKVRATPAARKAASEMGIELNQVPGTGPKGRIHKEDVEGFKGAQPKATPLARKIAADKGVDLAAVVGTGIGGKITKEDILAVLGAAAPAVEKASIAEEKPAKELPEGVEIKKMSAMRKAISKGMTHSYLTAPTFTLNYDIDMTEMIALRKKLIDPIMAKTGLKVSFTDLIGLAVVKTLMKPEHEYMNASLINDANDIELHRFVNLGIAVGLDDGLVVPVVHGADKMSLSEFVLASKDVIKKAQGGKLKATEMSGSTFSITNLGMFGTKTFNPIINQPNSAILGIGATIPTPTVVDGEIVARPIMAMCLTIDHRLVDGMNGAKFMVDLKKLMENPFELLI from the coding sequence ATGGCTGTCGAAATTATTATGCCAAAGCTCGGTGTTGACATGCAAGAAGGCGAGATCATCGAGTGGAAAAAGCAGGAGGGTGACACTGTTAGCGAGGGTGACATTCTTCTTGAAATCATGTCAGACAAGACAAATATGGAGCTTGAAGCAGAGGATTCAGGTGTGCTTCTAAAAATCACTCGCCAGGCAGGTGAAACAGTCCCTGTCACTGAGGTTATCGGCTATATTGGTGCTGCAGGTGAATCTGTTGATAATAGTACTGCTTCAAGTGAGAAAACAACTGAAATTCCAGTACCAACATCAGCAGAAGCTAATACAACAACTGTACCGAAAGAAGCAGCCTCAACAGCGCCTCAGGTAGCATCAGTTGCCAATGCTCCAGCCTTCGGAGAAAAGGTACGCGCAACGCCAGCAGCTCGTAAAGCAGCTTCAGAAATGGGAATTGAGCTTAACCAAGTGCCAGGAACAGGACCAAAGGGCCGTATCCACAAAGAAGACGTTGAAGGCTTCAAAGGAGCTCAGCCTAAGGCAACGCCACTTGCTCGTAAGATAGCTGCCGACAAGGGAGTTGACCTTGCAGCGGTGGTCGGAACAGGTATTGGTGGCAAGATTACCAAGGAGGACATTTTGGCTGTGCTTGGCGCAGCAGCACCTGCTGTGGAAAAAGCATCTATTGCTGAAGAAAAGCCTGCTAAGGAGCTTCCAGAGGGTGTTGAAATTAAGAAGATGTCTGCTATGCGTAAGGCTATTTCAAAGGGTATGACACATTCCTACCTTACAGCACCAACCTTTACGCTTAATTATGACATTGACATGACCGAAATGATTGCCTTGCGCAAGAAGCTGATTGACCCAATCATGGCTAAAACAGGGCTAAAGGTTAGCTTTACTGACTTGATTGGTTTAGCCGTTGTTAAGACCTTGATGAAGCCAGAGCACGAATACATGAATGCGTCATTGATTAATGATGCTAATGATATTGAGCTTCATCGCTTTGTCAACCTTGGTATTGCTGTAGGACTTGATGATGGGCTAGTTGTGCCAGTTGTTCATGGTGCAGATAAGATGAGTCTCTCAGAGTTTGTCCTTGCTTCTAAGGACGTTATCAAAAAGGCTCAAGGAGGCAAGCTAAAGGCTACCGAAATGTCAGGCTCAACCTTCTCCATCACAAATCTGGGTATGTTTGGCACCAAAACCTTCAATCCAATTATCAATCAGCCTAATTCAGCTATTCTAGGTATTGGGGCAACCATTCCAACCCCAACAGTGGTCGATGGTGAGATTGTTGCACGTCCAATCATGGCAATGTGTCTGACAATTGACCACCGTCTGGTGGACGGCATGAATGGTGCTAAATTCATGGTTGATCTCAAAAAATTGATGGAAAATCCATTTGAACTGCTAATCTGA
- the acoB gene encoding acetoin dehydrogenase complex, E1 component subunit beta, whose protein sequence is MLERVLQAAEELAADGINVEVVDPRTLIPLDKELIINSVKKTGKLMLVNDAYKTGGFIGEIAAMVTESEAFDYLDHPIVRLASEDVPVPYARVLEQAILPDVAKIKAAIVKMVNKGN, encoded by the coding sequence ATGCTAGAGCGTGTCCTTCAGGCAGCCGAAGAGCTTGCAGCTGATGGTATTAATGTGGAGGTTGTTGATCCACGTACCCTTATCCCACTAGATAAGGAATTAATTATTAATTCTGTTAAGAAGACAGGGAAGCTTATGCTTGTTAATGATGCCTATAAGACTGGTGGCTTTATCGGTGAGATTGCAGCAATGGTCACTGAAAGTGAAGCCTTTGATTACCTTGATCACCCAATTGTGCGTCTTGCTAGTGAGGACGTACCAGTACCTTATGCACGTGTTCTTGAGCAAGCTATCTTACCAGATGTTGCTAAAATCAAGGCTGCTATTGTAAAAATGGTCAACAAGGGAAATTAG
- the bfmBAB gene encoding TPP-dependent acetoin dehydrogenase complex, E1 component, beta subunit — MTETKLMALREAINLAMTEEMRKDDTIYLMGEDVGVYGGDFGTSVGMIEEFGAKRVKDTPISEAAIAGAAIGSAITGLRPIVDLTFMDFITIALDAIVNNGAKNNYMFGGGLITPATFRVASGSGIGSAAQHSQSLEAWLTHIPGIKVVAPGTANEAKGLLKSAIRDNNIVIFMEPKALYGKKEEVNQDPDFISHLARGISSVKGLM; from the coding sequence ATGACAGAAACAAAATTAATGGCTTTGCGTGAGGCTATCAATCTTGCCATGACAGAGGAGATGCGCAAAGATGACACGATTTACCTTATGGGTGAGGACGTAGGTGTTTACGGAGGAGACTTTGGTACTTCTGTTGGCATGATTGAGGAATTTGGTGCCAAACGTGTCAAGGATACGCCGATTTCAGAGGCTGCTATTGCAGGTGCAGCGATTGGTTCAGCAATTACAGGGCTTCGTCCGATTGTTGACCTTACTTTTATGGACTTTATTACCATTGCACTTGATGCAATTGTTAATAATGGGGCAAAAAACAACTACATGTTTGGTGGTGGCTTGATCACGCCAGCAACTTTTCGTGTTGCTTCTGGCTCAGGAATTGGATCTGCAGCTCAGCATTCGCAATCTCTTGAGGCTTGGTTGACGCATATTCCTGGGATCAAGGTGGTTGCACCTGGAACTGCTAACGAAGCAAAGGGACTTTTAAAGTCAGCTATTCGTGATAACAATATTGTTATTTTCATGGAGCCTAAGGCCTTGTACGGTAAAAAAGAAGAGGTCAATCAGGATCCAGATTTTATATCCCACTTGGCAAGGGGGATATCAAGCGTGAAGGGACTGATGTAA
- the acoA gene encoding Pyruvate dehydrogenase E1 component alpha subunit, which yields MVTVSKEQHLDMFLKMERIREFDSRINKLVRRGFVQGMTHFSVGEEAANVGAVAHLTYDDIIFSNHRGHGQSIAKDMDLNKMMAELAGKVTGVSKGRGGSMHLADFEKGNYGTNGIVGGGYALAVGAALTQQYKGTNNIVVAFSGDGATNEGSFHESVNMAATWKLPVIFFIINNRYGISMSINNATNTPHLYTRAEAYGIPGFYCEDGNDVMAVYETMSKAVEHVRGGNGPAVVEVESYRWFGHSTADAGKYRTKEEVDEWKEKDPMLKYRAYLTGEGIATDEELDALQAQVKQEIDDAYEFAQNSPDPDISVAFEDVWVD from the coding sequence ATGGTAACAGTTTCTAAAGAACAACATTTAGATATGTTCCTTAAAATGGAGCGTATTCGTGAATTTGATTCACGTATTAATAAGCTTGTCCGTCGTGGATTTGTGCAGGGCATGACACACTTCTCAGTTGGTGAGGAGGCAGCAAACGTTGGCGCTGTGGCACATTTGACCTATGATGATATTATTTTTTCAAACCACCGCGGGCATGGGCAATCTATTGCTAAAGATATGGACCTCAATAAAATGATGGCTGAGCTAGCCGGTAAGGTAACAGGTGTGTCAAAGGGACGCGGCGGCTCAATGCACTTGGCTGATTTTGAAAAAGGAAACTATGGAACAAATGGTATCGTTGGAGGTGGCTATGCCCTTGCGGTAGGTGCTGCCTTGACACAGCAATACAAGGGGACCAACAATATCGTTGTGGCCTTTTCTGGAGATGGCGCAACAAATGAGGGCTCCTTCCATGAGTCTGTCAATATGGCAGCAACTTGGAAGCTTCCTGTGATTTTCTTTATCATTAACAACCGCTATGGGATTTCCATGAGCATTAACAATGCCACAAATACACCTCACCTCTACACGCGTGCTGAGGCTTATGGTATTCCAGGCTTTTATTGTGAGGACGGCAACGATGTGATGGCAGTTTATGAAACCATGAGTAAGGCTGTTGAGCATGTTCGCGGTGGCAATGGTCCTGCTGTTGTTGAGGTTGAGTCTTACCGTTGGTTTGGTCATTCAACTGCTGATGCCGGCAAATACCGCACCAAAGAAGAGGTTGATGAGTGGAAGGAAAAGGACCCAATGCTTAAGTATCGCGCTTACCTAACAGGTGAAGGCATTGCTACAGATGAAGAATTAGATGCGCTTCAAGCACAGGTCAAGCAAGAAATTGATGACGCTTATGAGTTTGCACAAAATAGTCCAGATCCAGACATTTCTGTAGCCTTTGAGGACGTTTGGGTAGACTAG
- the yjjK_3 gene encoding ABC transporter ATP-binding protein has protein sequence MIILQGNNIERSFSGEVLFQNLSLQVGERDRIALVGPNGAGKSTLLKILVGEEEPTSGEVSRKRDLTLSYLAQNSRFESDKTIYQEMLKVFAELRVDEQRLRQMEADMASRSGQALDQLMSDYDRLSESFRLRNGFTYESDIRAILNGFKFDESMWEMKISELSGGQNTRLALAKMLLEKPELLVLDEPTNHLDIETIAWLEHYLVNYQGALIIVSHDRYFLDKVATITLDLTKNSLDRYVGNYSRFIDLKAEKLAAEEKHYDKQQKEIAKLEDFVQKNIVRASTTKRAQARRKQLEKLERLDKPSSSRKSASMTFQIDKPSGNVVLQVTDAAIGYNDHILAEPIHLDVRRLDAIAIVGPNGIGKSTLLKSIIGEIPLIKGTCHYGTNVETGYYDQTQSHLTGSNSVLEELWRDFPTTAELEIRSRLGAFLFSGEDVKKSVAMLSGGEKARLLLTKLSMKKDNFLILDEPTNHLDIDSKEVLENALIDFDGTLLFVSHDRYFINRVATKVLEITEAGSTLYLGDYDYYVEKKAEREELARLAAADHVVETDVAEAAVTDYQLQKASQKEYRRLTRRFEEIEQTLEGLEAQAKAIEAQMLVSNDTTQLIDWQKELDQLNQKQETLLLEWEDIAGQLE, from the coding sequence ATGATTATATTACAAGGAAATAACATTGAGCGCTCTTTTTCAGGAGAGGTGCTTTTTCAAAACCTATCGCTGCAGGTTGGTGAACGTGATCGCATTGCCTTGGTTGGGCCAAATGGTGCTGGCAAATCAACCCTTCTTAAGATTTTAGTTGGAGAAGAAGAGCCAACTAGCGGTGAGGTTAGTCGAAAAAGGGACTTAACCCTATCTTATTTGGCACAAAATAGCCGATTTGAGTCTGACAAGACCATTTATCAGGAAATGCTAAAGGTATTTGCTGAATTGAGGGTTGATGAGCAGCGACTAAGGCAAATGGAGGCTGATATGGCCAGTCGATCAGGGCAAGCTCTGGACCAGCTCATGTCAGACTATGACCGGCTGTCAGAAAGCTTTCGCTTGCGAAATGGCTTCACCTATGAGTCAGATATTCGAGCTATTTTAAATGGCTTTAAGTTTGACGAAAGCATGTGGGAAATGAAAATCTCAGAGCTTTCTGGTGGGCAAAATACCCGTTTGGCCCTGGCAAAAATGCTACTAGAAAAGCCAGAGCTATTGGTGCTTGATGAGCCGACCAACCATTTAGATATTGAAACCATTGCCTGGCTGGAGCATTATCTGGTAAATTATCAGGGAGCCTTGATCATTGTCAGTCATGACCGCTATTTCTTGGATAAGGTCGCAACCATCACACTTGATCTGACTAAAAATAGCTTAGACCGCTATGTTGGTAATTACTCACGCTTTATTGATTTAAAGGCTGAAAAGCTTGCAGCAGAAGAGAAGCATTATGACAAGCAGCAAAAAGAGATTGCTAAGCTAGAGGATTTTGTCCAAAAAAACATTGTTCGAGCGTCAACGACCAAGCGTGCTCAGGCAAGACGCAAGCAGCTAGAAAAGCTAGAACGCTTAGACAAGCCAAGTAGCTCTCGCAAATCAGCTAGTATGACTTTTCAGATTGATAAGCCCTCAGGAAATGTTGTTTTGCAGGTGACAGACGCCGCTATTGGCTACAATGACCATATTTTAGCTGAGCCAATTCATCTAGATGTCCGTAGGTTAGATGCAATCGCTATTGTTGGGCCAAATGGTATTGGCAAGTCAACCCTACTCAAATCCATTATTGGAGAGATTCCTTTGATTAAAGGGACATGCCATTATGGGACTAATGTTGAAACAGGCTATTATGACCAAACGCAATCTCATCTGACTGGTAGTAATTCTGTATTGGAGGAGCTTTGGCGTGATTTCCCAACGACAGCTGAGCTTGAGATCCGCAGCCGCTTAGGTGCCTTTCTCTTTTCTGGTGAGGACGTCAAAAAGTCTGTGGCCATGCTATCTGGGGGCGAAAAGGCTCGGCTGCTCTTAACAAAATTATCTATGAAAAAGGACAATTTTCTGATTCTAGATGAGCCAACCAACCACCTGGATATTGATAGCAAAGAGGTTCTAGAAAATGCCTTGATTGACTTTGATGGGACCTTGTTGTTTGTTAGTCATGACAGGTATTTTATCAACCGAGTGGCCACTAAGGTTTTAGAAATAACTGAAGCAGGCTCAACACTCTATCTGGGGGACTACGACTATTATGTAGAAAAAAAGGCAGAGCGGGAGGAATTAGCCCGTCTAGCTGCTGCAGATCACGTAGTAGAGACTGATGTAGCAGAAGCTGCTGTAACTGATTATCAGCTTCAAAAGGCCAGCCAAAAGGAATACCGTCGCTTAACAAGGCGCTTTGAGGAGATTGAGCAGACCTTAGAAGGGCTAGAAGCACAGGCTAAGGCTATAGAAGCTCAAATGCTAGTATCAAATGATACGACTCAACTGATAGACTGGCAAAAAGAGTTGGATCAGCTTAATCAGAAACAGGAGACCTTGCTGCTGGAGTGGGAGGACATTGCAGGACAGCTGGAGTAG
- the frmB gene encoding esterase: MASISIEYHSEILAMERHVKVIYPDQSELSPEEQGYQDIPVLYLLHGMGGNENSWQKRTNIERLLRHTNLIVVMPSTDLGWYTDTTYGMNYYQAIAEELPRLLASFFPNMTTKREKTFVAGLSMGGYGAFKWALKSNRFSYAASFSGALHFSPEMLLQQGIGELPYWQGVFGDLNAPDIKKHYLTSIAAESDGQTQLYAWCGYEDFLFEANEKAVAELRRLGLTIDYRKDHGRHEWYYWNQQLEALLDWLPIAYHKEERLS, from the coding sequence ATGGCAAGCATTAGCATTGAGTATCATTCAGAGATCTTGGCTATGGAAAGACATGTCAAGGTGATCTACCCTGATCAGTCTGAGCTTAGCCCAGAAGAGCAAGGCTACCAAGATATTCCAGTTCTTTATCTGTTACATGGTATGGGAGGAAATGAAAATTCCTGGCAAAAGCGGACTAATATTGAAAGGCTGCTTCGCCATACCAATTTAATCGTGGTGATGCCATCGACTGATTTAGGCTGGTATACCGATACCACCTACGGTATGAATTATTACCAAGCTATTGCAGAGGAACTTCCTCGGCTATTAGCTTCTTTCTTTCCTAATATGACCACTAAGCGTGAAAAAACCTTTGTTGCTGGGCTGTCAATGGGAGGCTATGGTGCCTTTAAATGGGCCTTAAAAAGCAATCGCTTTTCCTATGCTGCTTCCTTTTCTGGGGCCTTGCATTTTTCGCCGGAAATGCTATTACAGCAAGGTATAGGTGAGCTGCCTTATTGGCAGGGTGTTTTTGGAGATTTGAATGCTCCTGATATCAAAAAGCATTATTTGACAAGTATAGCAGCAGAAAGTGATGGTCAAACCCAGCTATACGCTTGGTGTGGCTATGAGGACTTTTTGTTTGAAGCCAATGAAAAGGCAGTTGCTGAGTTGAGAAGGCTTGGCTTGACTATTGATTATCGTAAGGATCATGGCAGGCACGAATGGTATTATTGGAATCAGCAGCTAGAGGCCCTATTAGATTGGCTGCCGATTGCTTACCACAAGGAAGAAAGGCTATCCTAA
- a CDS encoding metallo-beta-lactamase superfamily protein has product MTDINIIALGGVREYGKNFYLVEINDSMFILDAGLKYPETEQLGVDLVIPSLDYVIENKDKVQGVFLSHGHADAIGALPYLLAEVPVPVFGSELTIELAKLFVKANNSTKRFKNFHVVDSDTEIEFKDGLVSFFKTTHSIPESLGVVIGTDKGNIVYTGDFKFDQASREGYQTDLARLADIGKEGVLALLADSANATSNEQTASEAEVGEEMDKVIAHADGRIIIAAVASNLVRIQQVFDSAAAYSRRVVLTGTDAENIVRTALRLKKLVIADEKLLIKPKDMSKFEDHELIVLEAGRMGEPINSLQKMAIGRHRHVQIKDGDLVYIVTTPSAAKEAMVARVENLIYKAGGSVKLITQHLRVSGHANARDLQLMINLVKPKYLFPIQGEYRDLAAHAHLAEEAGILPENIHIMKRGDIMVLDEDGFLHEGAVPASDVMIDGNAIGDVGNIVLRDRKVLSEDGIFIVAITVSKKEKRIISKAKVNTRGFVYVKKSRDILRESAELVNTTVGNYLQGDHFDWSELKGSVREELSRFLFEQTKRRPAILPVVMEVR; this is encoded by the coding sequence TTGGATGCTGGCTTGAAATACCCTGAAACAGAACAGCTAGGTGTAGATTTGGTAATTCCAAGTCTTGATTATGTAATTGAAAACAAGGACAAGGTTCAGGGAGTCTTTTTAAGTCATGGGCATGCTGATGCTATCGGAGCTTTGCCTTACCTGTTGGCGGAGGTTCCAGTGCCAGTATTTGGTTCAGAATTGACCATCGAGCTAGCAAAATTGTTTGTCAAGGCCAATAATAGCACCAAGAGATTTAAGAATTTCCATGTGGTCGACAGTGACACAGAAATTGAATTTAAAGATGGCTTGGTTTCCTTCTTTAAGACAACACATTCTATTCCTGAAAGTTTAGGCGTGGTTATTGGAACCGATAAGGGGAATATTGTCTATACAGGTGATTTCAAGTTTGACCAGGCTTCGCGTGAGGGCTATCAGACAGACCTAGCTCGCTTGGCAGACATTGGAAAAGAAGGGGTGTTAGCCCTATTAGCTGACTCGGCCAATGCCACAAGCAATGAGCAGACTGCCAGCGAAGCTGAGGTTGGCGAGGAGATGGATAAGGTGATTGCTCATGCCGACGGGCGGATTATTATTGCAGCTGTCGCTTCAAATCTTGTTCGTATCCAGCAGGTCTTTGATTCTGCAGCAGCCTATAGCAGGCGAGTGGTACTGACAGGTACTGACGCTGAAAATATTGTCAGAACAGCACTTCGTCTTAAAAAGCTAGTGATTGCTGATGAAAAGCTATTAATCAAGCCAAAGGATATGTCTAAGTTTGAGGATCACGAATTGATTGTTCTGGAGGCTGGACGTATGGGTGAGCCGATTAATAGCCTACAGAAAATGGCAATAGGGCGTCATCGCCACGTGCAAATCAAGGACGGAGATCTGGTTTACATTGTCACAACGCCAAGCGCTGCCAAGGAAGCAATGGTTGCTCGTGTTGAAAACCTTATCTATAAAGCAGGTGGCTCTGTTAAGCTCATCACGCAGCATTTACGTGTTTCTGGACATGCCAATGCGCGTGACCTGCAGCTGATGATTAATCTCGTCAAACCAAAATACCTGTTCCCGATTCAAGGTGAATACCGCGATCTAGCTGCTCATGCTCATTTAGCTGAGGAGGCTGGTATACTACCTGAAAATATTCATATTATGAAGCGTGGTGACATCATGGTGCTTGATGAGGATGGCTTCTTACACGAGGGTGCGGTTCCTGCTAGTGATGTGATGATTGATGGAAATGCCATTGGTGATGTTGGCAATATTGTTTTGAGAGACCGTAAGGTCTTATCAGAGGACGGTATTTTTATTGTTGCGATCACAGTATCTAAAAAGGAAAAACGTATTATCTCTAAGGCTAAGGTCAACACTCGCGGATTTGTCTATGTGAAAAAGAGCAGAGATATTTTACGAGAAAGTGCTGAATTGGTCAACACAACAGTTGGCAATTATCTGCAAGGGGATCATTTTGATTGGAGTGAATTGAAAGGCTCTGTTAGAGAGGAGCTCTCAAGGTTTTTATTTGAGCAGACCAAGCGTCGGCCAGCTATTCTTCCGGTTGTTATGGAGGTCCGTTAA